The sequence atattttgcatttgtatgGGCTTTGAACGTTATGCTTGTTGACTAAGTGATGCAAGACAGCACCTTTTTTCATTGCACGACAGCAACAAATTTTGCAGTAATACTTTCCCTTGCCACGCTTCATGTATTTTGCTATTTCTTCCTCAGAAATGAAAGCCTCTTTCTCCTCGGTAAACTGCAGCACGCACTGCGGCTGAAGGGGAGTAGACACATCCATTTTGCCCTCTTTGCTGTAATCAGACGATTCCATGTCATACTGCTCTTGGTCACTGTTGGATTCTTGCTCCTTCATCTCCATCGAGTCCATCTCTGTTTTTCCACACTCGCTGCTGTTTAGTTCCGAATCCGAGTTCTCCTGGTTTTCCTTCCTGGGCTTCTTTTTCGGGCACGAGTATAACATGTCTTCTGGTGATTCTTTGGCTAATATGGATTGTTCGTCCTGTGAAAACAAGTCATCCAGTGGTTTCTGATCATCTAAACTTTGAGAAAGAAAGTCACTCTCACCAGACTCACTAGGTGTCTGGGGCTCAGAGGAAAAACCTGCAACAGACTTATGAGACTCGGAAAACAGCAtgtttttctggatttcagaagGTACAGTAGTTTCAGTGTGTCTCTGGACATCAGAAGACAAAGAAGCAGCAGGTTTCTGCATCTCAGAAAATACAGCTTGCTTTTGAATATCAGGGGATACAGCAGATTTATGGGAGTCAGTAAAAATACCTTGTTTGGGGGTTTCGGAAGAAACACAAAGAGACTGTTTCTGGGCCTCAGAGAAGAGGCCATGTTTGTAAATTTCAGGAGAAGTTGATTTCTGAGACTCTGGAAAAGAAGCATGCTCCTGAATTTCAGGGGAAATGGGAGCAAGTTTCTGGGCTTCAGAAAATAGGGCATGCTTCTGGACCTCAGGAGAAACAAGAGCTGACTTCTGGGCTTCAGAACATGAGGCATGTTTATGGCCTTCAGCAGAAGCAACAGATGTAGACACCTGATTCTGAGGTTCAGAAAAGACAGCACGTTTCTGGACATCGGCAGAAACAGCAGGATTCGATTTACGTGACTCTGGGAACAGAGCTCTTTTCCGATGTTCAGAGAAATGGCCCCGTTTCTGAAcctcagaggaagcagcagaggtGGACTTCTgagattcagaaaaaaacatagatTTCCGTGACTCAGAGAGTTTCCAAGATTCAGGAGACACCGAAGCAGAAGGCTTACGAAcctcaggaaagaaagaaggcttCCAAGAGTCAGACGAAACAGCATGACTAGACTTCCGAAGCtcaggagaaacagagggagaaTGCTTCCACGTGTCTGGGGACAGAACAGGTTTCCAGCCTTCAGGGTAAACAGATGAGATGGGTTTCCATGGCTCAGAAGAAACAAGAGTAGACTTCTGGGATTCAGAAAAGGACGTAGACTTCCACGAGTCAGAAACAAGCCTCCTAGGCTCTGGCGACGCAACAGGGCCAGACCTTCGGGACTCGGGGCAGACCTCCGGGACTCTACGGACATGGAGGGCTTTGAAGCCCAGGGAGAAACAGTAGAAGACTTCTGCATCTCATGAGGCGTAGATCTCCAGTGTTCGGGGGAAGCAGTGGGACCAGGTCTCCATGACTCCGGTGAAACCGCGGGAGCAGGCCTCCGGCTTTCAGGAGAGGAAGCCGAAGCAGGCCTGCGCGTTTGAGCAGGGTGCCGCCGGGGCTCTGGAGACACAGCCGGGGCATACCTTCGTGGTTCGGGGGACACGGCTGGAGGAGGTTTCTTTGGCTCTGGGGACACGCCTGGGGAGTACCTGCGGGGCTCCGGAGACACGGCGGGAGAATGGCGGCGGGGCTCGGGTGACACAGCAGGGGAATGGCGGCGGGGCTCGGGTGACATTGCTGGGGAGTGGCGGCGGGGCTCGGGTGACACCGCTGGGGAGTGGCGGCGGGGCTCGGGTGACACTGCCGGGGCTGGTTTCTGGGGATCTGGGGAAACAGCAGAGGCTGGCTTCTGCGGGTCTGGGGAAACACCAGTGGCTGGCTTCTGCGGGtctggggacacagcaggggACGGCTTCTCTGAGTCAGGGGACACGGCTGAAGCTAACTTCTCTGGATCTGGAGATGCAGCCTGGGATGACTTTTCTGGATCTGGGGACGGGCCCTGGGCTGACTTCTCCAGGTCTGAGGAAGTACCCTGAGCTGACTTCTGGGACTCCGGAGACCCTGACGATTTCTGAAGCTTGGGGGAAACACCAGGTTCAGACTTGGGGTGTTCGGGAGAAAGGGCAGCTTTGCGGGACTCGGGGGAAAGGGTAGGTTTCTGTGGCTCCGACGTGCCACTCTTTTTGGAGGAATCGGAATCTCCTTCTACCTGTTCTTTCCTCTCCTCATTCCATTTCGCAGGCGCTGCGTGTTGTGCTGTGATGTGGTAATACACATTGCAATACATCTTGCTGGTAAAGAAACACTTGTGGCAGTGAAACAGTTTTGCGCTTTTTTGATAAAATATAAGTTTACCCAAGCCAGCAGCATCCATCTCATCACAGTACTCTGGGTGTATGGTGCCCATGTGAATTTGTATGTTTTCATAGTCCGTTCCTCTGAAGCTGCAGTGATCGCACTCTAAGCGCTCTGTGGTTTTACGCAGTATCTGCAACATGTCCATTTTTCTACAGCCAGTAATAGTGTTCACAGCACTTCCCCTTTTAAAGCGCAAGCTTCAGAGTTCCTgcaataaagggaaaaaatctgtATAGTTAGCTCTCAATGTCAGTTTCAGCTATTTGTCATTCTTAAATACCTGAACGTGCTTCCCTCCCCCCGTTTTAGAAAGCATTGCTCTTGCAGGAGCACTAACTGCTCCATAAGGAAATCCAAATACAGGCTTCTCCACCTTTTCCAAGTCATCATACATCAGCGGAAAACAAAGCCTGTGTTTAACAGCAGGCCTTCCCATCGATGTGAAAACTCCACAAGTAAACCATAAGAGCCCAGGTAATGAAGAGCTAAGTTTAGATTCCACTTGATAAACATGACTCGCTTTCTCAGTTGTTCTTTCTTCCCAGACTGGAAGCGTTTTTGTTTACATTATGCGTGTAAACTGAACTCAGAAAGTACTTTGAGACAGTGCCATTGAAAGAAAGCCATTTCAAAACTGCATCTTCACcataaaatttcaaaacaactcAGCTGGTTTTgacaaagccagaaaaaaagaatttcaaggagaaaacagtagCATAAAGCATAGGCTCTTCTTTCCTGTTAAGCACTATTTGCATTTCACTATACACgaaaaataaaagttgctgCTCATAAAAACTTTATCCATTAtgagaacaatttttttccactccaTTTTTCCATCTTGCTGCCCtaacaccaccaaaaaaatactgtttcaaaaaaaaaaaaaaaggaaaaaaaaaaaaagcagtgactTTTCTCCCATTTGTGCAGTTGACAGCCCTCCGTAtgcaaaacatgtttgtttGGGGATAGGATGGAAAATTctcaaaattactgtttttattagacctcaaaaaaaaaaaaaggaaagaaatgcagcatctgaaatgtaaattttaatgaTTTGGCTAGATTCCATTACCTACAACAAAAAGTTACCCAGATTAGCTACagcaataaacagaaaacaaagactaACCATGTTGTGTAAGTCATTTTCACCTAAAACATGAGAGTTATCGCTATGCTAAAAAAGCATATTTGGACATTTCTCAGTATTCATGTGAATtgaacttatttttgtttttgtttttttctcataggTTCAAATTAAACAGGTATTACACGCTAACATGCCAACCTAATTTGGGGTTTTTATAAGACATGCTGTTTCAAAACACGAAGTTTGTGTGTcaatttaacattatttttcctgcctAAACACATATATGAGACTAATAACAAATCTAAAAATGTGCATCTAATGCAGGTTTTCGTAAATTATTCCTGAAGTGTTTTTAACCCTGGTTTCTTACGAAATGAGACATACGCAAACACGCTGCCCTTCAGTGGATGCCAACCAAACTGGACAAAGCAATACAGTCTCAGGCTGTACAGCTTTCATGAGACTCagtaaaagagcagaaaagctAAAGAAATATCTCCACTGAGGTGGTAAAGGATGAAGACTTCACTTAACAGTTACCGGCTCTGTTCAGCCTGTAATCAGTACACGAATGGTCAGTACGCAAATAGTCGGCAAGCCTGCAGAACAAGCAGCGGCTGGCTTGGGTTATAATTAGGGAAAAAGGGAGggaattaaaaatactgcagaggTGAGCTGGTTTGGAGCAGGGACAGAATGAAAGCAGAGCAGCGGTACTGCTAAAGCAGGACATGGACACAGCAAAAAATAGGAAAGGGGAACTGGCTGAGGAGCAGGGGGCACGAATCCACAAGAAATAAAGGTTCACCAGTTCGGTTGCTCAAGGAACGACTTCTTAGCATGCGCTATATAAAAGCAGTTTACACTAAATCACAGGAATAGGCagcttttcaaagaaatgaGACTGTATTCCAGTCAGGAATCGTGGTGGGTCCATGGGTAGAGCCTGAAGAGGAATCTTGCTTTATGTATATGAGAGAAATGAACAGCACCTGACTGGGTGCCATCTACGCACGATGAGAAGTCACTGCGCTGCTCTAGCGTCTGAACTGGAAGGGCCCTTTGGGTATAACCTGCTGATTTCCAGCACTATCAGCAGCCATACAGAAGACTTTTAGTTGCAAGACCCACCAAAATGTCATTGTTGACCACAAGACACTTCACAACATCTTATGACTAATTTTGTATCACAGTAAaagaccaaaacaaaacaggaagcCAACAGTGCTCAATGGCCTGTTTCTCTGCAACAGCAAACAACTTGTTGGAAAAACCCACCACAAGCCATGTCCTAACACTCCAAAAGTCCTAAAAGTCCTCAGGaattagtgtgtgtgtgttgttgtttttttgttgttttgttttgttttttcagttggGGGATTTGGAGCAATGACGGGAGATTTCAATTCGAAAGCCAAAACCACTGATCATATGAGCTATAGAACAAGAATGCTTTAACCAAATCTCAGCAGAACGTAATTAGGACAATAACAACATACCGCACTAATCACATCTTCAGAACTGGAAGAGAATTTGAAATCGGTGGTAATCCTgaattctctgttttctttcctctagagagcaaaataaaaaatgtctctCCGAACTGTGTTTATCACAACATATAACAAAGTTTACCAGGCAGTCTCTTCCActcttttcatagaatcacagaaaggtttgggttggaagggacctcaaagcccacccagttccacccccctgccatgggcagggacacctcccaccagaccaggctgcccaaagccccatccagcctggccttgagcacctccagggatggggcagccacagcttctctgggcagcctgtgccagggccttaCCAATCTCTGAGGGAATAATTTCTTCccaatatctaatctaaatgtaGATTTTAGTTTAATgtcattactccttgtcctgctgctacactccctgacaaagagtccctccccagcctcccacCCTACCCTTTTATTTAGCCCTACCTTACTTTACAATGGatgcttccattttctttccaagtgTACCAGTGAGAAAAGGTCCCTGGCTCCTTTCCCCAAGCTGCCCAAATTGCTGCTAAACTGTTGTGACCAGGAGGTAATTCTGGCACTGGAGAAGTTTCAGGCACTTCCTCGGTTGCTCCTCCAGATGTTCAAATGTTGACGTTCAAGCCCCTGGCGTACAAAGCAATGTTAAAGTGCTTTCTCCTACACCGCCACCACGCACCACGTTTGGCTTTGTAACTCCAGCACGCTGCAGCTGGCAGTCGCTGTAGAAAGTGCCTCTCCAGCTGACGTCCCTACGTAATACTGAGCACGACATCTTTGGTACTGCAGCGTCTTAGTCCACAACTCTATGGACTAGTCCACCTAGTTTTAGAGATTTTTGCCTTCAGCTCCTGCACCGGCACTTGTTTTGCGCTGGATCGTGCCTCAGAAGCTGCCTCGCCTCGCTGGGCACACGCCTGAGGAAGAGCACGTCACTGTTTCCTAAGCAGTCGCGAGCCAGCCAGAAGCCATACGCTCCGCAACCAGGATCCACGGCCGAGGACCTGCACGAAATGCGATGTAGCACGTGCTCGGCAGCATCTTTGGGGCAACACTGAACAATACGGACCACGCTCCTTCTGCCCAAACGTTTTACCGCGGCCATCGAAGGGACCTAGCTCCGCGCTGCTCCAGCTCGTACCCACAGGACCGCACAGCGCACTGGACCTCCCTTAACCGCTATTTCCACATGCCCTCCTACTTCCCTCACTCGGCTGCAGCACCAAGGAaaggaacacacacacacagccgaACAGAACTAGTTATCTGGTCTAAGGATACATTGGAGCTGAAGCAGAAGCCTGAAGCCCAGCATTTATGCTTGTCCTGTGTCCTCATCCTGCCTTCGCTTCCAGACAAGGTGCTGATGACAGAGGGAACCAGCGCGGAGATTCGGGAGCTTGTAACACCAGGTTTTAGCTAAAGGCAACCAAGACTTCTTCAGACTTTCCCTGAGCCATGAAGAGTCTCCGCTGCTGCTCCACCGGACATTTCTCCTCATCCCCTTCTTCCACTCATGCCTAGAGCCTACACTCAGAGGTTCCTACCACCAGCCACAAGCTCTCCCCTCTCTCCACAGAGAGGTCAAAGATCCTTACTAATTCCTGTCCCCGCACTGCAGCTCTGGCCCCAACCTCCTCTGCCACAAAAGGACAACAACTCCTCAGCATGGGAAAAGGATTGGTAACGAGGGTCCAAATCTTCCTGAGAAAAGAACAACGATCACTACTTTTCTTGCGTGGTTCTCAACATGAGAGACTGAGGCCACGACCTGGTAGAAAGAATCAGTACCCGAGAAGTCAGGGGCAATGAGAGAACCGCGAATTCGGACTGTGTCCATTACAGGGCAACCACGGGGGGCGgccaaagagcagcagcaacctCTGCTGTGCGCACGTTAGACTGAGCGACGGCCCAAGGTAATGCACAGGGCGGACAGACCTCCTTGTTCCCTCCCAGGCAGTGCTTACGGCCACTTGGGTCAGTTCCTGGACTCAGCACCCCACCACCCACGAGGGCCCCGCCATGGAACTAGCTGCGCTTCCCAACACCTCTCGAAAACCTCCCAGCGGTACAAAAGAAATCTGCAGGAGACACCGTGCACCAGCGAGCATCCAGCCAGCGGGTGGCACAACACAATGACTCTGGCAGCTAACAAAATGTCTCCGCCGCTCAACCTCATTCCAGTTCCATAGCTACACCTCCACTAATCGTTTCagattattgttattttaataaacattttacaCTCGGTACTGCAACATTTAACATATCCTCGCATCTCTCCTGTACAGAGGATAAGCTGTGATCGTCATGAGGCAGTGCCAGAGGGAAGCAACGAAGGCCTCGAAGCTAAAGATCTACGCTGCCTGCGAGTACAGAAAATTACAGGTTGTTCTTAACGTGACACGCAGAATTTCAGAACGCTGCAACAAGTAGTCTGCCTGCCGCATCATTCTTCGAGATCAGGCCATCCTGGCTCTCACTGACAGAAGGAGCtgttcctcttttcctcttgaTAAAGACTCAACCCTAGTGAGCCACAAGCGGAGAATGAGGACGTGCAACACACATCGGCGATGCCAGTGCAGCCAGGAAAGCCCACAGAAGGTCCTATATTTTATATGATTCCCTATGCCCACAGTGGATTCTCCACACCCAGTGTGACTTAAAAATGGTGCTGCCATTCGCACAACCTCAAAACGACGGGCAACACACCAGCAAGAAGTGGAGGTTTCCAGCAACCTCCTACTGATGCGCACAATGCCATTCCAGCGGTTATTAGGTTCATGACACGAAGGATGAAGTAAGGCCATACTCCTAGGAATGCTCCTCCTGTGAATTCTCCTAGGAAGAATTCTCCTGTGAATTCTCCTAGGAATTCTCCTCCCTAGGAATTCTCCTAGGAATTCTCCTCCCTTTGCAGAGGGACACCTTCGCAATTCTACCCTGACGGGCACCGTCACTGCACAGGGAAGATGgatatttgtttttgtctgcaaACCTTGGAAGTTTTTCCATGGGCAAACAGTTCAGCCACATCTCCTGTCAGTGAAGACTGTAAATCTTGTTCCCAGCACAAGGCGTCTGGACACAGCTGCATCGTTGTCGCTATGAGCAGGAGCAGATCCAGACTACTGTTGTGCTTAAGCAAAAGGGAAAGTGACACACTGCTGCGGTGCCAAGAAGTAGTCGGCAGCCTGGTGGCAACGTGACGCTTCTCCTGAAGCTGCATCCCTGTGTTGTGGCTGACAGAACACAAGTTTAGCTCCCAAAGGGAGCAGCACATAACCATCCCTGTGGTGTGGCGGAGCGGGAGGTGAGAGGGTCAGCAGGAGGTGAGAGGGTCAGCCCCAATGCCCTGGGAGCAAGAGAGGCAGCGCTATGCTCTTGCTAACCCACGGGGTCCACCTGTGTGCTCACAACCCACCTGCCGGCCACCAGACAACCCACACGTGCAATGTCCCACCAGCAACCATCGCTGGACCTGGCTGGACATCACTGGACACGAAAGAGAGGTGCACACACCGTGACCTAACCGGGCAGCGCCACCGGGAGAGCGTCAGCCACCAGACccaggcaggaggctgctgcgTGATGCGGTGCCGGGGGTTCGAGTCCGAGACCGCTTCGCAGGGACATCGAGACCTGAGGCACGTGCGGATGGCTTCGGAGGCGTGAAGGAGGCAGCGCTCCCGCTGCCCTGCGGGACCTCAGCCTGCGCTGGGAGAAGAACAAGCCCACGGAGCCACACCGGCGCTAACACGGGCGCCGGGAGCAGCCTCACATACAAAGTAGCAGCCGCAagccccggggcgggcggctcGAACCCCTGACGGGGCTGACGCCAGGCTCACCACAGGGCACGGCCAGCCTCCGGcagccggccccgcagccccgcgcctcCAGCACGGAGCcaccccgctgcccgccgccggaCACAGCCCGGCCACGGCCTGCGAGTCCCCGCCGTGCCCCAGCCCCGAGGCCCGCCGGTTCCCCCCCTCAcagcggccgggccccgccgccccccgctcccccccccccaacggcCGCCGGCCAttttcccgcccccccccaacgGCCGTtacccgctcccccccccccccgctcaccgccgaggcgccgccgggccgccgggccggggaggggcggggctcgCGGGGGCgccgggagggggggaggaggagccCGCCCGCCGGCCAATGGGAAGGCGCCGACGGAgggcgaggccccgcccactcgccgccgctccccgccccctgctccccgggcccggccgggTCACGTGGCGCCGCCGCGGAGGGGCGGGGGAGGCGGCTCGCGCGGCGGCCGTTGGGGCGGTTGGCGGCCGttgggggggcggcgggcggaggCGGCGCCCTCATGGCGGGGGCTGCCTCAGGCTGGGGTCCTCCCTCACACAGCCTCACGGGCGAACTGGTCTACACAGCGCGAAACGGCTcggctttccttttttttatctcttttccCAGAATTAAATCGCCTACATGAGTTTCCCTTAAAACGCTAGCATCCCTCATGGGCTTTCTCCGCTCCAACATCTTCCCACAGCTCCCTTCCTGGCTGATACTCAGTTATAAATCTAAATTATGTCAAATTCGGAATCTGTTCCTAGATTCTAAATGAATTTTTCATCAGTCCCCGTTAGACATGTTCAGCAACACCTGAAAAGACTGTGTTTAATTCACGTCAGGAACCCTTTGTCAATCCAATGCAGTACACTtttacaatacaatacaatgcACTTTGACAATACGATACGATACATACAATACAACACACTTTTTCAAACCGTCGTGTAAATGCCGCTCATCACCAGAGCTGCGCCATGCAGAACTATGCTGGCTGGATTCGCTGCACTTGTTCAacctttctatttttgttgGCCCCAATGTGGTGCTAGGAAGGGTCCTTCCATATCAAACTTCCATTTATCATGGCATTACTTAAATCGGCGTGGGATGAAGCTCACTATTTGGCCAAGACGAGATGATTTTCCCCTTTACATTATTTGTGTGGTTGTGTTTAGTTCTGCCTGTTCCAAGACCTTTGCGTTATTTATTTTGGCTGACATTTTAATATCAATATTTAGTTCGGGCAGCCACAAATAAAACTCTTGTTGGATGGTCTTACAGTGCTCCAGTGACTCCCAGCAGCATGTTTAGTACATTGCTGCTGAGGATTCAACCCGTGGCCGATGCTGCCGTTGTTAGATT comes from Anser cygnoides isolate HZ-2024a breed goose chromosome 1, Taihu_goose_T2T_genome, whole genome shotgun sequence and encodes:
- the CHAMP1 gene encoding LOW QUALITY PROTEIN: chromosome alignment-maintaining phosphoprotein 1 (The sequence of the model RefSeq protein was modified relative to this genomic sequence to represent the inferred CDS: inserted 1 base in 1 codon), whose product is MDMLQILRKTTERLECDHCSFRGTDYENIQIHMGTIHPEYCDEMDAAGLGKLIFYQKSAKLFHCHKCFFTSKMYCNVYYHITAQHAAPAKWNEERKEQVEGDSDSSKKSGTSEPQKPTLSPESRKAALSPEHPKSEPGVSPKLQKSSGSPESQKSAQGTSSDLEKSAQGPSPDPEKSSQAASPDPEKLASAVSPDSEKPSPAVSPDPQKPATGVSPDPQKPASAVSPDPQKPAPAVSPEPRRHSPAVSPEPRRHSPAMSPEPRRHSPAVSPEPRRHSPAVSPEPRRYSPGVSPEPKKPPPAVSPEPRRYAPAVSPEPRRHPAQTRRPASASSPESRRPAPAVSPESWRPGPTASPEHWRSTPHEMQKSSTVSPWASKPSMSVESRRSXPESRRSGPVASPEPRRLVSDSWKSTSFSESQKSTLVSSEPWKPISSVYPEGWKPVLSPDTWKHSPSVSPELRKSSHAVSSDSWKPSFFPEVRKPSASVSPESWKLSESRKSMFFSESQKSTSAASSEVQKRGHFSEHRKRALFPESRKSNPAVSADVQKRAVFSEPQNQVSTSVASAEGHKHASCSEAQKSALVSPEVQKHALFSEAQKLAPISPEIQEHASFPESQKSTSPEIYKHGLFSEAQKQSLCVSSETPKQGIFTDSHKSAVSPDIQKQAVFSEMQKPAASLSSDVQRHTETTVPSEIQKNMLFSESHKSVAGFSSEPQTPSESGESDFLSQSLDDQKPLDDLFSQDEQSILAKESPEDMLYSCPKKKPRKENQENSDSELNSSECGKTEMDSMEMKEQESNSDQEQYDMESSDYSKEGKMDVSTPLQPQCVLQFTEEKEAFISEEEIAKYMKRGKGKYYCKICCCRAMKKGAVLHHLVNKHNVQSPYKCKICGKAFLLESLLKNHVAAHGQSLLKCPRCNFESNFPRGFKKHLTHCQSRHSDDAPKKHLDSLEPLEEQI